A genomic window from Actinomycetes bacterium includes:
- a CDS encoding Nif3-like dinuclear metal center hexameric protein, producing MTEQPTPPGTPGAAPAPGPPPASPTVGDWVDLVHRRWPTATAEPWDNVGLQVGDPAAAAPTVLVTLDVTAAVLAEAAEAGAGLVVAHHPLVFRPLSSVQAGDPVSSLVLRAARQGAAVLAVHTNFDVAAAGSPSDVVADLLDLADRRPLRPARAVSDAAYKYVVFCPVEATAKVLDAAARAGAGVIGNYSHCSFRTPGTGTFLPEEGAHPAVGEVATLNQVSEERLELLVPAGRLADVQAAVVAAHPYEEVAADTYPLHTGAGLGLGRVGRLRAPAPLATLAGRLRDSLPAPGLRMAGDPDRRVERVAVLGGSGGDEVATAAAAGADCYVTGDLKHHQVLTALAAGMACIDATHAATEQAALPGLADQLRADAATRGWAVEVRLSAVPPHPFAG from the coding sequence ATGACCGAGCAGCCAACCCCGCCCGGGACCCCCGGTGCGGCACCGGCACCAGGACCACCACCGGCCTCCCCGACCGTTGGCGACTGGGTCGACCTGGTCCACCGCCGCTGGCCCACGGCCACCGCCGAGCCCTGGGACAACGTCGGGCTGCAGGTCGGCGATCCGGCCGCGGCGGCCCCCACGGTGCTCGTCACGCTCGACGTGACCGCGGCCGTCCTGGCCGAGGCGGCCGAGGCCGGAGCCGGCCTGGTCGTCGCCCACCACCCGCTGGTGTTCCGGCCGCTCTCGTCGGTCCAGGCTGGCGACCCGGTCAGCAGCCTGGTGCTGCGGGCCGCCCGGCAGGGCGCGGCGGTGCTCGCCGTCCACACCAACTTCGACGTGGCCGCCGCCGGGTCGCCGTCGGACGTGGTCGCCGACCTCCTCGACCTCGCCGACCGGCGACCGCTGCGGCCTGCCCGCGCCGTATCGGACGCCGCCTACAAGTACGTCGTGTTCTGCCCGGTTGAGGCGACCGCCAAGGTACTCGACGCCGCCGCGCGGGCGGGCGCCGGCGTGATCGGCAACTACTCCCACTGCTCGTTCCGCACCCCGGGCACGGGCACGTTCCTGCCCGAGGAGGGCGCCCACCCGGCCGTCGGCGAGGTCGCCACGCTCAACCAGGTCTCCGAGGAGCGCCTCGAGCTGCTCGTGCCGGCCGGCCGGCTGGCGGACGTGCAGGCCGCCGTGGTCGCCGCCCATCCCTACGAGGAGGTGGCCGCCGACACCTACCCGCTGCATACCGGCGCCGGCCTCGGCCTCGGCCGGGTCGGGCGCCTGCGGGCGCCTGCGCCGCTCGCCACCCTGGCCGGGCGGCTGCGGGACAGCCTGCCCGCCCCCGGCCTGCGGATGGCTGGCGACCCCGACCGGCGGGTGGAGCGGGTGGCCGTGCTCGGCGGGTCCGGTGGCGACGAGGTGGCCACCGCCGCCGCGGCCGGCGCCGACTGCTACGTGACCGGCGACTTGAAGCACCACCAGGTGCTGACCGCGCTCGCTGCGGGCATGGCCTGCATCGACGCCACCCACGCGGCCACCGAACAGGCCGCCCTGCCTGGCCTGGCAGACCAGCTCCG